The Hymenobacter oligotrophus genome has a window encoding:
- a CDS encoding DUF3078 domain-containing protein produces the protein MKWIVTRWLLALGLLWCAGTAQAQIELTAPPDTVSPWRTKLKASLNISEALLSDNWKGGGVSFLGLNGLLNTQANYRLGRNSWDNQADVLFAFAHNKGQGYRKNLDRLFLDTKYGYSISSDWDMFASLNLLTQFAPGYEYKKDSAGTERARFVSSWFAPAFITSSYGFEYHPATFFKLRLSPFSPRITVVNDPRRFVATVGDSPYGVRPPRQVRYEILALQVLSEFDKEIMQNVTLKGRYLLFANYEKLNWRKIDHRLELAITAKVNRYINVAVTGIGLYDYDQDTKIQASQTLSLGFLYTFQNYTEQK, from the coding sequence ATGAAATGGATTGTTACCCGTTGGCTGCTCGCCTTAGGCCTGCTCTGGTGTGCTGGCACCGCCCAAGCGCAAATTGAATTAACCGCCCCGCCCGATACGGTTTCGCCGTGGCGCACCAAGCTGAAAGCTTCTTTGAACATCAGCGAGGCGCTGCTTTCCGATAACTGGAAAGGCGGCGGCGTTAGCTTTTTGGGCCTGAACGGCTTGCTAAACACGCAGGCCAATTACCGGCTGGGCCGCAACAGCTGGGATAACCAAGCCGATGTGCTGTTTGCCTTTGCCCACAACAAGGGGCAGGGCTACCGCAAAAACCTCGACCGTCTGTTCCTCGACACCAAGTACGGCTACAGCATCAGCTCCGACTGGGATATGTTTGCTTCGCTGAACTTGCTTACGCAGTTTGCGCCGGGCTACGAGTACAAAAAAGACTCGGCCGGCACCGAGCGGGCGCGCTTTGTGTCGTCGTGGTTTGCGCCCGCGTTTATTACCTCGTCGTACGGGTTCGAGTACCACCCGGCCACGTTTTTCAAGCTGCGCCTCTCGCCGTTTTCGCCGCGCATTACCGTTGTAAACGACCCGCGGCGCTTTGTAGCTACCGTGGGCGACAGCCCGTACGGCGTGCGCCCGCCCCGGCAGGTGCGCTACGAAATTCTGGCCCTGCAAGTGCTGTCGGAATTCGACAAGGAAATTATGCAAAACGTGACCCTAAAAGGCCGCTATTTGCTTTTTGCCAACTACGAGAAACTAAACTGGCGCAAAATCGACCACCGCCTGGAGCTGGCCATTACGGCCAAAGTAAACCGCTACATCAACGTGGCCGTTACGGGCATCGGCCTGTACGACTACGATCAGGACACGAAAATTCAGGCTAGCCAAACCCTGTCGTTGGGCTTTCTATACACCTTCCAGAACTACACCGAGCAGAAATAG
- a CDS encoding transporter: MRKTTLPLLSGVLLLGAHSNLQAQTPDAHNNLDAPFVRHIRPDRPGQTVTTSMLRPGQFQVEVGTQRELPAAGLGTTASVGLLRVGFFNHMELRLAQGYVHQPPRPTREGAPTVAFGLAPLILGAKWLASTRQDARSQVVFLTELTLPQTGDRSLHLTKPLAAARALVSQQIGQRYGLEANLGFSQSGFRAADTKQGQFLYTLALNGPLGKRFGFFAEGYGTGRGSYTYGTTAGLNWRPLPGLRLDVTAGRTLGGHQHTTFGGGLSLRLPH, from the coding sequence ATGCGGAAGACCACCTTGCCCTTGCTCAGCGGCGTACTGCTGCTGGGTGCCCACAGCAACCTACAGGCCCAAACCCCGGACGCGCACAATAACCTAGACGCGCCTTTTGTGCGCCACATTCGGCCCGACCGCCCCGGCCAAACCGTAACCACCAGCATGTTGCGGCCCGGGCAGTTTCAGGTAGAGGTAGGCACGCAGCGCGAGCTGCCCGCTGCGGGTTTGGGCACTACCGCCTCGGTGGGTCTGCTGCGCGTTGGCTTCTTCAATCACATGGAGCTCCGCTTGGCGCAAGGCTACGTACACCAGCCGCCCCGCCCCACGCGCGAGGGGGCGCCAACGGTAGCTTTCGGCTTGGCGCCGCTTATCCTAGGTGCCAAATGGCTGGCCTCCACAAGGCAAGATGCCCGCTCGCAGGTAGTGTTTCTGACGGAGCTGACCCTGCCCCAAACCGGCGACCGAAGCCTACACCTGACCAAGCCGCTGGCTGCCGCCCGGGCCTTGGTATCGCAGCAAATTGGGCAGCGCTACGGGCTGGAGGCCAACCTGGGGTTCAGCCAGAGCGGGTTTCGGGCGGCCGACACCAAGCAAGGGCAGTTTTTGTACACGCTGGCGCTCAACGGGCCCCTAGGTAAGCGCTTTGGCTTTTTTGCTGAGGGCTACGGCACCGGGCGGGGCAGCTACACCTACGGCACCACGGCCGGCCTAAACTGGCGTCCATTGCCCGGCTTACGCCTCGATGTAACGGCCGGACGCACACTCGGGGGCCACCAACATACCACCTTTGGCGGCGGATTAAGCTTACGGTTGCCGCACTAG
- a CDS encoding pyruvate carboxylase, giving the protein MNIRKLLVANRGEIAIRVLRAATELGIQTVAIYTYEDRYSLHRYKADEAYQVGRDEDPLKPYLDIEEILRVAKANGVDAIHPGYGFLSENATFARRCGEEGITFVGPRPEVMEALGDKVRAKEVAVRCQVPIIESSQQPLTSYEVARDEAHQIGYPVMLKAAAGGGGRGMRVIRDDEQLEKGFFEARNEAKKAFGDDTVFLEKFVERPKHIEVQLVADTHGNIIHLYERDCSVQRRYQKVVEVAPSLNLPDHMRHLLYEYSLRLGKAVGYNNVGTVEFLVNPEHDRIYFIEVNPRIQVEHTVTEMITGIDLIKTQLHIADGRRLSDPEIGLGSDVKPLKIGYAIQCRITTEDPENDFKPDYGTIVAYRSAGGFGIRLDQGSVYQGVKISPFFDSLLVKVSAHAPTLEGAAQKMQRTLDEFRVRGVRTNIQFLQNIIAHHEFVAGQANVDFIKDHQELFKFKPRLDRGTRLLEFLGDLIVNGNADVKGHVDPKKELPKPKLPQVNHVAGWQAASGSFQPNNEPGWAVTPPLSAVPPGTKQRLTDLGPEGFAQWLRNDPLIHYTDTTFRDAHQSLLATRMRSFDMLKVADRYARQHPQTFSLECWGGATFDVAMRFLKEDPWDRLAKIREAVPNILLQMLIRGANGVGYKAYPDNLTERFVQQAWETGVDVFRIFDSLNWMKGMEACIGFVRNKTQGLAEAAICYTGDILDPKRNHKYNLEYYLRLAKQIEDAGAHILCIKDMAGLLKPYAATELITALRETVSMPIHLHTHDTSSLQPATYLKAVEAGVDVIDVALGSLSGLTSQPNFNSVVEMLRGTERHREYDQHSLNEFSNYFETVRDYYYPFESGLKAGTSEVFQHEIPGGQYSNLRPQAAGLGLLDKFELIKETFAEVNELFGDIVKVTPSSKVVGDMALFLVSNNLTTEDVLTKGHTISFPESVRELFRGDIGQPEGGWPHELQKIILKDEQPFTDRPNEHLKPIDFDKEWERFQEKFGPGARFTDLLSWLLYPKVFEQYWKHLQQYGDVSVVPTRVFFYGLKPGEETIIDIARGKSIIVRLQSVGTVNDDGCRTIFFTLNGQTRNLEIRDRSVEVKTVSNPKADKANPRQIGAPLQGLLSKVLVESGQKVKRNTPLFIIEAMKMETTITAPNDASVHLVNLNEGTLVNADDLVLTLGEN; this is encoded by the coding sequence ATGAACATCCGCAAACTACTCGTCGCGAACCGCGGTGAAATTGCGATTCGCGTGCTGCGCGCCGCCACCGAGCTAGGCATCCAGACCGTCGCGATTTACACCTACGAGGACCGCTACTCGTTGCACCGCTACAAGGCCGACGAGGCCTACCAAGTGGGCCGCGACGAGGACCCGCTGAAGCCTTACCTCGACATAGAGGAGATTTTGCGGGTGGCCAAAGCCAACGGCGTCGATGCCATTCACCCAGGCTACGGTTTTCTGTCGGAAAACGCCACCTTCGCCCGCCGATGCGGCGAGGAGGGCATTACGTTTGTGGGCCCGCGGCCCGAGGTGATGGAGGCCCTAGGCGATAAAGTGCGCGCCAAGGAGGTGGCCGTGCGCTGCCAGGTGCCCATCATCGAAAGCAGCCAACAACCCCTTACAAGCTACGAGGTAGCCCGCGACGAAGCCCACCAAATTGGCTACCCCGTGATGCTGAAAGCGGCGGCCGGCGGCGGCGGCCGCGGCATGCGCGTAATCCGCGACGACGAGCAGTTGGAGAAAGGCTTTTTTGAGGCGCGCAACGAAGCCAAAAAGGCCTTCGGCGACGACACCGTGTTCCTCGAGAAGTTTGTGGAGCGGCCCAAGCACATCGAGGTGCAGCTGGTAGCCGATACCCACGGCAACATCATTCACCTCTACGAGCGCGACTGCTCGGTGCAGCGCCGCTACCAGAAGGTGGTGGAAGTGGCCCCCTCGCTGAACCTGCCCGACCACATGCGCCACCTGCTCTACGAGTACTCGTTGCGCCTAGGTAAAGCAGTGGGCTACAACAACGTGGGCACCGTGGAGTTCTTGGTAAACCCCGAGCACGACCGTATTTACTTTATCGAGGTGAACCCCCGCATTCAGGTAGAGCACACCGTAACCGAAATGATTACGGGCATCGACCTGATTAAAACGCAGCTGCACATTGCCGACGGCCGCCGCCTCTCAGACCCCGAAATTGGCCTAGGTAGCGACGTAAAGCCGCTGAAAATCGGCTACGCCATTCAGTGCCGCATCACCACCGAAGACCCCGAAAACGACTTCAAGCCCGATTACGGCACCATTGTGGCCTACCGCTCGGCCGGTGGTTTTGGCATTCGCCTCGACCAAGGCTCGGTGTACCAGGGCGTAAAAATTTCGCCCTTCTTCGACTCGCTGCTGGTGAAGGTGTCGGCGCACGCGCCCACGCTGGAGGGCGCCGCCCAAAAGATGCAGCGTACCCTCGACGAGTTCCGGGTACGCGGCGTGCGCACCAACATTCAGTTCTTGCAGAACATCATTGCGCATCACGAGTTTGTGGCCGGGCAAGCCAACGTCGACTTCATCAAAGACCACCAGGAGCTGTTCAAGTTCAAGCCGCGCCTCGACCGCGGCACGCGCCTACTCGAGTTCCTAGGTGATTTGATTGTGAACGGCAACGCCGACGTAAAAGGCCACGTCGACCCGAAGAAGGAGCTGCCTAAACCCAAGCTGCCGCAAGTAAATCACGTGGCGGGCTGGCAGGCAGCGTCGGGCTCGTTTCAGCCCAACAACGAACCCGGCTGGGCCGTTACCCCGCCGCTTTCGGCCGTGCCTCCCGGCACCAAGCAGCGCCTCACCGACCTAGGGCCCGAAGGCTTTGCGCAATGGTTGCGCAACGATCCGCTCATTCATTACACCGACACCACCTTCCGCGACGCGCACCAGAGCCTGCTGGCTACGCGCATGCGCAGCTTCGACATGCTGAAGGTGGCCGACCGCTACGCCCGCCAGCACCCGCAAACCTTCTCGCTCGAGTGCTGGGGCGGCGCCACCTTCGATGTGGCCATGCGTTTTCTGAAAGAAGACCCCTGGGACCGACTGGCCAAGATTCGCGAAGCCGTGCCCAATATTCTGCTGCAGATGCTCATCCGCGGGGCCAACGGCGTGGGCTACAAAGCCTACCCCGATAACCTGACGGAGCGCTTTGTGCAGCAAGCCTGGGAAACCGGCGTCGACGTGTTCCGCATCTTCGACTCGCTGAACTGGATGAAGGGCATGGAGGCCTGCATCGGCTTCGTGCGCAACAAAACCCAAGGCCTAGCCGAAGCCGCCATTTGCTACACCGGCGACATCCTCGACCCCAAGCGCAACCACAAGTACAACCTCGAGTACTACCTGCGCCTGGCCAAGCAAATCGAAGACGCCGGTGCGCACATCCTGTGCATCAAGGACATGGCCGGCCTGCTGAAGCCGTACGCGGCCACCGAGCTGATTACCGCGCTGCGCGAAACCGTGAGCATGCCCATTCACCTGCACACGCACGATACATCGTCGTTACAACCAGCTACTTACCTGAAAGCGGTTGAAGCCGGTGTTGATGTAATCGACGTGGCCCTAGGTTCGTTGTCGGGCCTTACCTCGCAGCCCAACTTCAACTCGGTGGTGGAGATGCTGCGCGGCACCGAGCGCCACCGCGAGTACGACCAGCACAGCCTCAACGAATTCTCGAACTACTTCGAAACCGTTCGCGACTACTACTACCCCTTCGAGTCGGGCCTGAAAGCGGGTACTTCGGAAGTGTTTCAGCACGAAATTCCGGGCGGGCAGTACTCCAACTTGCGTCCGCAGGCAGCGGGCCTAGGTCTGCTCGATAAGTTTGAGCTCATCAAGGAAACCTTCGCCGAGGTAAACGAGCTGTTCGGGGACATCGTGAAGGTGACGCCTTCGTCGAAGGTGGTAGGCGACATGGCTCTTTTCCTGGTATCAAACAACCTCACCACCGAGGACGTGCTGACGAAGGGCCACACCATCAGCTTCCCCGAGTCGGTGCGCGAGTTGTTCCGCGGCGACATCGGGCAGCCCGAAGGCGGCTGGCCCCACGAGCTGCAGAAGATCATCCTGAAAGACGAACAGCCCTTCACCGACCGCCCCAACGAGCACCTTAAGCCCATCGACTTCGACAAGGAGTGGGAGCGGTTTCAGGAGAAGTTTGGCCCCGGTGCCCGCTTCACCGATTTGCTTTCGTGGCTGCTCTACCCCAAAGTGTTCGAGCAGTACTGGAAGCACCTGCAGCAGTACGGCGACGTGTCGGTGGTGCCCACGCGCGTGTTCTTCTACGGCCTTAAGCCGGGCGAAGAAACCATCATCGACATTGCCCGCGGCAAGAGCATTATCGTGCGCCTGCAGTCGGTAGGTACCGTAAACGACGACGGCTGCCGCACCATCTTCTTCACGCTGAACGGCCAGACGCGCAACCTCGAAATCCGCGACCGGTCGGTGGAGGTAAAAACCGTGTCGAATCCCAAAGCCGACAAAGCCAACCCGCGCCAGATTGGGGCGCCGCTGCAAGGCTTGCTTTCGAAGGTGCTGGTGGAAAGCGGCCAGAAGGTGAAGCGCAACACGCCGCTGTTCATCATCGAGGCCATGAAAATGGAAACCACCATTACGGCCCCCAACGACGCAAGCGTGCACCTGGTGAACCTGAACGAAGGCACCCTGGTGAATGCTGATGATTTGGTGCTTACATTGGGCGAGAACTAA
- a CDS encoding SDR family NAD(P)-dependent oxidoreductase, whose protein sequence is MDFSGKTILVIGASSGIGLATAQLLGQQGATLITASRHQSDELQALGATHLPLDVTQFEAAALEALPEVLHGVVYCPGSILLRPFERLGAEQFRQDFELNVVGAVQVLQACMKRLKKASNASVVLFSTVAAYNGMPFHASIATAKAALEGLTRSLASEYAGSGIRVNALAPSLTNTPLAAALLNTPEKQEAGAKRHPLQRVGQPTDLAETAAFLLSDAASFITGQIIRVDGGYSTLK, encoded by the coding sequence ATGGATTTCTCCGGCAAAACCATTCTGGTCATCGGCGCCTCATCGGGCATCGGCTTGGCAACGGCCCAATTGCTTGGGCAGCAAGGCGCCACGCTCATCACGGCTTCGCGCCACCAATCGGATGAGCTGCAAGCCCTAGGTGCCACCCACCTGCCGCTCGATGTTACGCAGTTTGAGGCCGCTGCTTTGGAGGCCCTGCCCGAGGTGCTGCACGGCGTGGTGTACTGCCCCGGCTCCATTTTGCTGCGCCCCTTCGAGCGCCTAGGTGCCGAGCAGTTTCGGCAGGACTTCGAGCTGAACGTGGTGGGTGCCGTGCAGGTATTGCAAGCTTGCATGAAGCGCCTGAAGAAAGCCAGCAACGCATCCGTGGTGTTGTTCAGCACCGTGGCGGCCTACAACGGCATGCCCTTTCACGCCAGCATTGCCACGGCCAAGGCGGCGCTCGAGGGCCTCACCCGCTCGTTGGCCTCGGAGTATGCCGGCAGCGGCATCCGGGTGAATGCGCTGGCGCCTTCGCTCACCAACACCCCGTTGGCGGCTGCCTTGCTGAACACGCCCGAAAAGCAGGAAGCCGGGGCCAAGCGCCATCCTTTGCAGCGCGTGGGCCAGCCTACCGACCTGGCCGAAACCGCCGCCTTCCTGCTCTCCGATGCCGCCAGCTTTATCACCGGCCAAATCATCCGCGTCGACGGCGGGTATTCTACACTGAAATAG
- a CDS encoding cryptochrome/photolyase family protein yields MKIALFWHRRDFRQHDNAGLTAALQSGLPVVPLFIYDTDILDYVPRPHDARLTFIYDEVERLARQTEAAGGTFLAYYGKPVEVFRQLLDRYDLGAVFTNEDYEPYATQRDTEVAEVLQARGVPFKAYKDQVIFAKNEVLTKSGTPHKAFGMYRDAWVANLRDEHLRPYPSAELYRAEHLGRLAGAPPRPTLEQMGFERYEQYVPTAEIPAENFVRDYHLTRDRLGLANSSTRRSVHLRFGTLSVRELMRQAHELNPKLLAELIWRDYYMMLMWHFPNTAHESYNPRLRHVAYRNHEAEYQRWCEGQTGYPLVDAGMRELNQTGFLHNRARIAVAGFLNKHLLIDWRLGERYFADKLLDYDLALNVGNWQWVAGTGVVAAPWFRVFSPDSQLKKFDPTLEYVRRWVPEYGTKAYPAPMVEHKFARERAVQVFRQAYQNLPIT; encoded by the coding sequence ATGAAAATTGCGCTGTTCTGGCATCGCCGCGACTTCCGGCAGCACGATAACGCCGGCCTAACGGCAGCCCTGCAAAGTGGCTTGCCGGTGGTGCCCCTGTTCATCTACGACACCGACATCCTCGACTACGTACCGCGCCCCCACGACGCGCGCCTCACCTTTATTTACGACGAGGTGGAGCGGCTGGCCCGGCAAACCGAAGCAGCGGGCGGTACCTTTTTGGCTTATTATGGCAAGCCGGTGGAGGTGTTCCGGCAGCTGCTCGACCGCTATGACCTAGGGGCAGTTTTCACCAACGAAGACTACGAACCCTACGCCACCCAGCGCGATACGGAGGTGGCCGAGGTGCTGCAGGCGCGCGGCGTGCCTTTCAAAGCCTACAAGGATCAGGTCATTTTCGCCAAAAACGAGGTGCTCACCAAGTCGGGCACGCCGCACAAGGCCTTTGGTATGTACCGCGACGCGTGGGTGGCCAACCTGCGCGACGAACACCTACGCCCCTACCCCTCGGCCGAGCTGTACCGCGCCGAACACCTAGGCCGCTTAGCCGGTGCGCCGCCCCGGCCCACGCTCGAGCAAATGGGCTTTGAGCGCTACGAGCAGTACGTGCCCACCGCCGAGATACCCGCCGAGAACTTTGTGCGCGATTACCACCTCACCCGCGACCGGCTGGGGCTGGCCAACAGCAGCACGCGCCGCTCGGTGCACTTGCGCTTTGGCACCCTGAGCGTGCGCGAACTGATGCGGCAGGCCCACGAGCTAAACCCCAAGCTGCTGGCCGAGCTCATCTGGCGCGACTACTACATGATGCTGATGTGGCACTTCCCCAACACCGCCCACGAAAGCTACAACCCGCGCCTGCGCCACGTGGCGTACCGCAACCACGAAGCAGAATACCAGCGCTGGTGCGAAGGGCAAACGGGCTACCCGCTGGTGGATGCCGGCATGCGCGAGCTAAACCAAACCGGCTTTTTGCACAACCGTGCCCGCATTGCCGTAGCGGGCTTCCTGAACAAGCATTTGCTGATTGATTGGCGCCTAGGCGAGCGGTACTTTGCCGACAAACTGCTCGACTACGACCTGGCCCTGAACGTGGGCAACTGGCAGTGGGTGGCCGGCACCGGCGTAGTGGCCGCGCCGTGGTTCCGCGTGTTCAGCCCCGACTCCCAGCTCAAGAAATTCGACCCCACGCTGGAGTACGTGCGCCGCTGGGTGCCGGAGTACGGCACCAAAGCCTACCCCGCGCCCATGGTCGAGCACAAGTTTGCACGCGAGCGGGCCGTGCAGGTATTCCGTCAGGCCTACCAAAATCTGCCAATCACCTAG